A stretch of the Sphingobacterium thalpophilum genome encodes the following:
- a CDS encoding flavohemoglobin expression-modulating QEGLA motif protein produces the protein MKNKERQLAAVLKKIKSKEVFHVQIPPKNKLVFNQVVPYIFLYRQFFSPDPMLAELVKSEPAYFRVKDPELNVSDWIGPILNQLVEEFGACLIIEAWTASPGQEEDIQIHIARKNVQAIAQYLGKQLTSEESIAKVEIITDSKSSATQSLSPASVQLDNLNSNILYMGLEIKPKYLLGSNQQILPIDLRHFREAISRSLSKTFFEFIRIHTVSKPTSFKISHPKKMLPLAWEIDQKLARESQRFDFLLLITPTNSYDAWLQFKKGSYRKVPVFRYRPMPIDPDIIKRNLYNLHIEDLYDPSIAYLFRDKRKELDQMMSMLSERGKEGFLLGSMQVFGTVNEKLLEKAQAILTITATDTENRGREEDVVYADEFAKLAQEELNYLKMQEPNFGTTVRLRDDIYGVMVNQGVLNISKQYSLPRSRVKALIQHEVGTHIVTYYNGKQQPFSLFRLGVPGYEKLQEGLAVLAEYLVGGLTNNRLRILAGRVVAVHHMQQGNTFLDTFFLLVDKHRFIPETAFQMTMRVYRSGGLTKDALYLSGLIELINYIKTGRDLTLLTMGKIREDYIPIVEELMLKGMLKEPVLTPRYLTSPYTDVLSTLKENKGIFQMIQ, from the coding sequence ATGAAAAATAAGGAGCGGCAGCTGGCGGCTGTTTTAAAGAAAATTAAGAGCAAAGAGGTTTTTCATGTTCAGATACCTCCCAAAAATAAGTTGGTGTTTAACCAGGTCGTTCCCTATATATTTTTATATAGACAGTTTTTCAGCCCTGACCCGATGCTGGCCGAACTAGTGAAATCCGAACCTGCTTATTTTCGTGTTAAAGATCCAGAATTAAATGTCTCGGACTGGATCGGTCCTATACTTAATCAGCTTGTTGAAGAGTTTGGTGCCTGTCTGATTATTGAGGCCTGGACAGCAAGTCCAGGGCAGGAAGAGGATATTCAAATTCATATTGCCCGAAAAAATGTACAGGCAATCGCACAGTATCTGGGCAAACAATTGACTTCGGAGGAGTCTATTGCAAAAGTGGAGATTATAACCGATTCAAAATCCAGCGCTACGCAGAGTCTTTCTCCGGCAAGTGTGCAGCTTGACAATTTAAATAGCAATATCTTGTATATGGGTTTGGAGATCAAGCCCAAATACCTACTCGGTTCCAATCAGCAGATATTGCCTATAGATCTCCGTCATTTCCGGGAAGCTATATCCAGGAGTCTGTCAAAGACTTTTTTTGAATTTATCCGGATACATACAGTTTCGAAGCCTACATCGTTTAAAATAAGCCATCCTAAAAAGATGCTTCCCCTGGCATGGGAGATTGATCAAAAATTGGCTCGTGAAAGCCAGAGATTTGATTTTCTCCTGTTGATTACGCCTACTAATTCCTATGATGCCTGGCTACAGTTCAAAAAGGGGAGTTATCGTAAAGTTCCGGTTTTCCGTTATCGTCCAATGCCCATTGACCCCGATATTATCAAGCGCAATCTATATAACCTACATATTGAAGATCTGTACGATCCTTCGATTGCGTATTTATTTCGGGACAAACGGAAGGAATTGGATCAAATGATGAGCATGCTCAGTGAGCGTGGGAAAGAAGGCTTTTTGCTGGGCAGTATGCAAGTTTTTGGTACGGTAAACGAAAAACTTCTGGAGAAAGCACAAGCTATTTTGACCATTACAGCGACAGATACAGAGAATAGGGGCCGAGAGGAGGATGTGGTGTACGCTGATGAGTTTGCAAAGCTCGCACAGGAAGAACTGAATTATCTCAAAATGCAAGAGCCCAACTTTGGGACAACCGTCAGGCTTCGGGATGATATCTACGGGGTTATGGTAAACCAAGGTGTGCTGAATATCAGTAAGCAGTATAGCTTACCACGCAGTAGGGTAAAAGCATTGATTCAGCATGAAGTGGGTACCCATATCGTGACCTATTACAATGGCAAACAGCAACCGTTTAGTCTTTTTAGGCTAGGCGTCCCCGGTTACGAAAAACTTCAGGAAGGACTGGCTGTACTTGCTGAATATTTGGTGGGCGGATTAACCAACAACAGGTTGCGCATACTTGCGGGACGTGTGGTGGCCGTACACCACATGCAGCAAGGAAATACGTTCTTGGATACATTCTTCCTGTTGGTAGACAAGCATCGGTTTATTCCCGAGACCGCCTTTCAGATGACCATGCGTGTTTATAGAAGCGGTGGGCTTACCAAGGATGCATTGTACTTAAGTGGCTTGATCGAATTGATCAATTATATCAAAACTGGCCGTGATCTTACCTTATTGACCATGGGCAAGATTCGGGAAGACTATATTCCCATTGTTGAGGAATTAATGCTTAAAGGAATGCTCAAGGAACCGGTACTGACTCCGAGATACCTCACATCCCCCTATACGGACGTCTTGTCGACGTTAAAGGAAAATAAAGGAATATTTCAAATGATACAATAA
- the ybaK gene encoding Cys-tRNA(Pro) deacylase, giving the protein MLHKTNAVRLLDRVKVPYELKEYEVDEQDVSAGHVALSMGLSPEVLYKTLVLKGNKDPYLVAIVPGNAQLDLKKIAKASGNKNCEMLPLKDLVTVTGYVRGGCSPIGMKKLFPTFIEETAQLEERISVSAGKRGLQMLLDPDDLAGLTQAVWSDLISTNAGT; this is encoded by the coding sequence ATGCTACATAAAACGAATGCTGTACGCCTTTTGGACAGGGTCAAAGTCCCCTATGAATTAAAAGAGTACGAGGTGGACGAACAAGATGTCAGCGCTGGGCATGTCGCGCTTTCCATGGGGCTATCGCCGGAAGTGCTCTATAAAACCTTGGTATTAAAGGGCAATAAAGACCCTTACCTTGTCGCGATAGTACCGGGAAACGCACAGCTGGACTTAAAAAAAATCGCAAAAGCTTCAGGAAATAAAAATTGTGAAATGCTCCCGCTGAAAGATCTTGTAACCGTCACTGGATATGTCCGAGGCGGCTGTTCCCCTATCGGCATGAAAAAATTATTTCCCACATTTATCGAAGAAACTGCTCAGCTGGAAGAGCGGATTTCGGTCAGCGCGGGCAAACGCGGTCTTCAGATGTTGCTGGATCCTGACGATCTTGCCGGGTTAACCCAAGCGGTCTGGTCCGATCTCATCAGCACCAATGCGGGGACCTAA
- a CDS encoding methyltransferase domain-containing protein — MPWNPKLYNQFKDIRFKPFQDLSALIVSEPRMKAVDLGCGTGEQTAILSERFPQATFLGLDASAEMLSNSDQLAHGRLQFSNSSVEDFLGTAETWDLIFSNAALQWLDDHRILFPKLISKLTRGGQLAIQMPLQPENVLNKILIEMAAEEPFCSYLKGWNRVSPVLSLDDYAELLYKEGLVQLDLSIRVYPIVADSEKMLYEFIAGSALIPYMEHLEKERHQLFIHAFRSRIRAHFPEFPAIYPFKRLLLYGRRA, encoded by the coding sequence ATGCCCTGGAATCCAAAGTTATACAATCAATTCAAAGATATTCGCTTCAAGCCATTTCAGGATCTGTCTGCATTAATTGTGTCAGAACCAAGGATGAAAGCGGTAGACCTAGGATGTGGCACTGGTGAGCAAACCGCGATCCTCAGCGAACGGTTTCCGCAAGCCACATTTCTTGGTCTGGATGCCTCCGCAGAGATGCTATCGAATAGCGATCAGCTTGCTCATGGACGTTTACAGTTTAGCAATAGCAGTGTTGAAGATTTTCTCGGCACAGCAGAGACATGGGATCTGATTTTTAGCAACGCGGCCTTACAATGGCTGGACGATCATCGTATACTTTTTCCTAAACTTATTTCGAAGTTGACTCGGGGAGGCCAATTGGCTATTCAAATGCCTTTACAGCCAGAAAATGTGCTTAATAAAATACTGATAGAAATGGCGGCGGAAGAACCTTTTTGTTCTTACTTGAAGGGTTGGAATAGGGTGTCGCCCGTGTTAAGTCTCGATGATTATGCAGAACTATTGTATAAAGAGGGGCTGGTCCAGCTCGACCTCTCCATCCGCGTTTATCCGATAGTGGCTGATTCGGAAAAAATGCTTTATGAATTCATCGCCGGTTCGGCGTTGATTCCTTATATGGAGCATTTGGAGAAGGAAAGACATCAATTATTCATTCATGCGTTTAGGTCACGTATCAGAGCACATTTTCCCGAATTTCCGGCAATATACCCGTTTAAGCGACTCTTGCTTTACGGCCGTAGGGCTTAG
- a CDS encoding nuclear transport factor 2 family protein, with the protein MKNLVKTFVAAAMIAITTCSMASVKPEERNLVTADLAVDEYVGAMTEGQVMYLDKLFTSDFNQKICGKQDLSHSRSQMIEFLKKQKGIKMNCKTTTQIVEELPDYAIAKITMQFDGFSKTDLITLVKENGTWKVSKSVNSYR; encoded by the coding sequence ATGAAAAACTTAGTAAAAACATTTGTAGCGGCTGCAATGATAGCCATCACAACATGCTCCATGGCTTCGGTTAAACCAGAGGAGCGTAATCTTGTCACAGCGGATCTGGCGGTGGACGAATATGTAGGAGCAATGACGGAAGGACAGGTAATGTATCTGGATAAATTGTTTACATCGGATTTCAATCAGAAAATATGCGGTAAACAGGACCTAAGTCACAGCCGTTCGCAAATGATCGAGTTTCTGAAAAAACAAAAGGGAATAAAAATGAACTGTAAAACCACGACCCAGATTGTTGAAGAGCTGCCAGATTATGCCATTGCAAAAATAACTATGCAGTTTGACGGATTTTCAAAAACCGATCTGATTACACTTGTCAAAGAGAATGGTACTTGGAAAGTTTCCAAGTCCGTTAACTCATACCGATAA
- a CDS encoding lipid II:glycine glycyltransferase FemX: protein MIADINDKEVSGLYKTGIIQQTAYWSTVKKMQGIESMAFNFKAKYSDLYVGVDNEAYFVGDFLIIIQGIDRDQSIAYVPYGPEVEPSEENQGYFLEQLSESLRSYLPPSCIMIRYDLSWESHWAKDEDCYDLHGNWLGVPEKRIQEMRFNFNTENWNFHKANTDILPSNTIFMNLRTSEDLLLANMKPKTRYNIHLADRKGVKVRSLGLESLAIWYDLYRQTAVRNNFFLHDISYFKIVLSARANDTLSPAEVHLLVAEVDAQPLAAMFLVITANRGTYLYGASASEHRNYMATYALQWRAMQMAKEKGCTEYDFFGVSPQADPSHPLYGLYRFKTGFGGDIYHRMGCWDYPLNSDRYRYYTSMEFKNQSYHLS from the coding sequence ATGATAGCAGACATAAATGATAAAGAAGTGAGCGGTCTATATAAGACCGGTATTATTCAGCAGACAGCTTACTGGTCGACTGTAAAGAAAATGCAGGGGATAGAATCCATGGCCTTTAATTTTAAAGCGAAATACTCAGATTTATATGTTGGAGTTGACAATGAAGCCTACTTTGTTGGTGATTTTTTAATTATCATACAGGGGATAGATCGCGATCAAAGCATCGCTTATGTTCCATACGGCCCGGAAGTAGAGCCTTCGGAGGAAAACCAGGGTTATTTTTTAGAACAGCTTTCAGAGAGCCTGCGTTCTTACTTACCGCCCAGTTGCATTATGATACGTTACGATCTTTCGTGGGAATCGCATTGGGCCAAAGATGAAGATTGTTATGATTTGCATGGCAACTGGCTTGGCGTACCAGAGAAACGTATTCAGGAAATGCGTTTTAACTTTAACACAGAAAACTGGAATTTTCATAAAGCCAATACAGACATACTGCCGTCCAATACCATTTTTATGAATCTGCGTACATCAGAAGATCTATTGTTGGCCAATATGAAACCGAAGACACGGTATAACATTCATCTGGCGGACCGAAAGGGGGTAAAAGTACGTTCCTTAGGACTGGAGAGCTTAGCCATCTGGTACGATTTGTACCGACAGACTGCGGTTCGAAACAACTTTTTTCTGCATGATATCAGTTATTTTAAGATTGTGCTGTCGGCAAGAGCTAATGATACGCTGTCGCCAGCTGAGGTGCATTTGCTGGTTGCGGAAGTGGATGCTCAGCCACTCGCGGCGATGTTTTTAGTGATCACAGCCAACCGGGGAACATATCTTTATGGGGCTTCGGCTTCCGAACATCGGAATTATATGGCAACTTATGCCTTGCAGTGGCGTGCTATGCAGATGGCAAAGGAGAAAGGCTGTACAGAATATGACTTCTTTGGTGTGTCGCCACAAGCTGACCCATCTCATCCTTTATATGGTCTTTATCGGTTCAAAACAGGTTTTGGAGGAGATATTTACCATCGCATGGGCTGTTGGGACTATCCTTTGAATAGCGACAGGTACAGATATTACACCTCCATGGAGTTTAAAAATCAAAGCTATCACTTGAGTTAA
- a CDS encoding glutathione synthetase: MKIAFVINQTHKETERFTTTLLALKAHQLGHEIYYIGLADFYYESAHIAAHVRAVLPEQHIMSAKALMEALRNCKKIKMELEIMDVVWLRFDPVLDMVNRPWAASSALQFASLLKEKGVQVINDPDSLSRASNKLYLEGFDETIRPKTIVTRNYADVVDFFEKQNKLIILKPLKGSGGKNVFLINKENQQNLKQTVEAIARDGYVIGQEYLHEAAQGDIRFFLLNGEPILINGKFAAVHRVQQGNEIRSNVHQGAKTQAAQITPELLLMVDKVKDKLIQDGMYFVGLDIVGDRIMEINVFSPGALCQTEEIVKEDFSTFIIKQLETKISLQKA, translated from the coding sequence ATGAAGATTGCATTCGTTATTAATCAAACCCACAAAGAAACCGAGCGTTTCACGACCACCCTTCTTGCTTTAAAAGCGCATCAGCTGGGACATGAAATTTATTACATTGGCTTAGCAGATTTTTATTATGAATCAGCCCACATCGCGGCACATGTCCGTGCCGTATTGCCCGAGCAGCACATCATGTCGGCCAAAGCGTTGATGGAGGCGCTGCGTAACTGCAAAAAGATAAAGATGGAATTGGAGATCATGGATGTCGTCTGGCTGAGGTTCGACCCTGTATTGGATATGGTTAACCGTCCTTGGGCGGCTTCATCTGCTTTGCAGTTCGCATCTTTATTAAAGGAAAAAGGTGTTCAGGTAATCAATGATCCAGATAGTTTGAGTCGGGCAAGTAACAAATTATATCTTGAGGGTTTTGACGAGACGATCCGACCAAAAACGATTGTGACCAGAAACTATGCCGATGTGGTCGATTTTTTTGAGAAGCAGAATAAACTCATCATTTTAAAACCTTTAAAAGGCTCTGGTGGTAAAAACGTTTTTCTGATCAATAAGGAGAATCAGCAGAACCTCAAACAGACGGTGGAGGCTATTGCGCGGGATGGATATGTGATTGGACAAGAATATCTTCATGAAGCTGCTCAGGGAGATATCCGATTCTTTTTATTAAATGGCGAGCCGATATTAATCAATGGCAAATTTGCGGCAGTTCATCGTGTACAACAGGGGAATGAGATTCGGAGCAATGTACATCAGGGCGCTAAGACCCAAGCAGCGCAGATTACGCCCGAATTGTTGTTAATGGTAGACAAAGTCAAGGATAAACTTATTCAGGATGGAATGTATTTTGTCGGTCTGGATATCGTTGGCGACCGTATTATGGAAATCAACGTTTTTAGTCCGGGAGCATTGTGCCAGACCGAAGAGATCGTCAAAGAGGACTTTTCTACCTTTATCATTAAACAACTTGAAACAAAAATAAGTTTGCAAAAAGCGTAA
- a CDS encoding cupin domain-containing protein: MKEKNSEIFLPDSELQWEDLGDGVRRKILVYNEQLMVMKVQFKKGAIGALHQHPHTQISYVNTGKFNYHINGIDRILTAGDSCIVYPGYIHGCECLEEGELIDSFTPYREDFVETASSKT; the protein is encoded by the coding sequence ATGAAAGAAAAAAACAGCGAAATATTCTTACCTGATAGCGAGCTCCAATGGGAGGATCTGGGTGACGGTGTCCGACGTAAAATATTGGTATATAATGAACAACTCATGGTCATGAAGGTACAGTTCAAAAAAGGAGCCATCGGTGCACTACATCAGCACCCACATACACAAATATCCTACGTAAATACTGGAAAATTCAACTATCATATCAACGGTATCGACCGCATTTTAACCGCCGGCGACTCCTGTATTGTGTACCCGGGGTACATCCATGGCTGCGAGTGCCTTGAAGAAGGCGAATTGATCGATTCTTTCACACCTTATCGCGAAGATTTCGTGGAAACTGCATCATCCAAAACTTAA
- the bla gene encoding BlaB/IND/MUS family subclass B1 metallo-beta-lactamase produces MSKNIFKLLRVKMYLLLVNLCVLSSLQAQEKPLSIEKINSQLYLFTTYNTFEGTRYAANAVYLITKKGVVVFDTPWDSTQYQPLLDSIQHKHQLPVIAVYATHWHEDRAGGFAYYNKIGIPTYATQKTNDLLKANNKAQATHLAEINKTYKIGGQSFVLNFFGPGHSLDNVVVWFPDYQILDGGCFIKSSDAQNLGFVGDGDVKAWKPSLARLLSKYPQINRVIPGHDEWQDQGQIKRTEELLNEKQ; encoded by the coding sequence ATGTCAAAAAATATATTCAAGTTGCTCAGAGTGAAGATGTATTTGTTACTTGTTAATTTATGCGTCCTATCCTCTTTACAGGCTCAAGAAAAGCCATTATCGATTGAAAAAATCAATTCCCAGCTTTACCTCTTTACGACCTACAACACTTTTGAAGGAACCCGATACGCCGCTAACGCAGTCTATTTAATCACAAAAAAAGGCGTAGTCGTTTTTGACACCCCTTGGGATTCCACCCAATATCAGCCACTGTTGGACAGCATTCAACATAAACATCAACTACCAGTTATCGCAGTTTATGCCACACACTGGCATGAGGACCGCGCGGGGGGATTTGCCTATTATAACAAAATAGGAATTCCTACTTATGCAACCCAAAAAACCAATGACCTACTGAAAGCAAACAATAAAGCGCAAGCGACACACCTCGCGGAAATCAATAAAACTTATAAAATAGGCGGCCAATCGTTTGTTCTCAATTTCTTTGGTCCTGGACATTCCCTCGACAACGTGGTAGTTTGGTTTCCAGACTATCAAATTCTCGACGGCGGCTGCTTTATCAAAAGTAGCGATGCCCAAAATCTAGGTTTTGTAGGCGATGGTGATGTCAAAGCCTGGAAGCCCTCATTGGCCAGATTATTAAGCAAATATCCGCAAATAAATAGGGTTATTCCGGGGCATGATGAGTGGCAAGACCAAGGACAGATCAAGCGAACCGAAGAGCTGCTTAACGAGAAGCAATAA
- a CDS encoding lipoate--protein ligase, translating to MLFIDSPSNNPYFNIASEEYLLSKYPRESIFLLYVNEPSIIIGKFQNTLAEINLDYVRQHDIKVVRRMSGGGAVYHDMGNLNFSFHTLLGNLDFMDFSTFTQPIVTILNKLGIPAKLQGRNDLLVDGKKFSGNAKLVKNGKMIQHGTILIDSQMEVLGEALITNPLKFVDKAVKSNRARVTNLIGYLPDDFTTIKFKDLLIAEMKQENTDAEMVRLTPDDIRDIEELVRDKYETWDWNFGFSPNYNFKKAIKIPAGFIELHLDVHKGYIEQAKIFGDFFASKPILELEQLLLGKRHQLAEIETVLDTVDLTGYFGKVDVSEVLELFK from the coding sequence ATGCTCTTTATAGATTCACCCTCGAATAACCCCTATTTTAATATTGCTTCCGAAGAATATCTGCTGAGCAAGTATCCACGTGAAAGCATCTTTCTGCTGTACGTCAATGAGCCTTCGATCATTATCGGCAAGTTCCAGAATACGCTGGCTGAAATAAATCTTGATTATGTCAGGCAGCACGATATTAAAGTGGTGCGGCGCATGTCGGGAGGTGGGGCCGTGTACCATGATATGGGCAATCTCAATTTTTCATTCCATACGCTATTGGGCAATCTCGATTTTATGGACTTTTCGACATTCACCCAGCCCATTGTCACTATCTTGAATAAACTGGGTATTCCGGCAAAGCTTCAGGGCAGGAATGATCTATTGGTTGACGGCAAGAAGTTTAGCGGCAATGCGAAGCTCGTAAAAAATGGTAAAATGATCCAGCATGGTACGATTTTAATTGATTCACAGATGGAGGTTTTGGGGGAAGCGCTGATCACAAATCCGCTTAAATTTGTAGATAAGGCCGTAAAATCAAACCGTGCTCGTGTCACCAATTTAATCGGTTATCTACCTGACGATTTTACGACCATAAAATTCAAGGACTTATTGATCGCAGAGATGAAGCAAGAAAATACAGATGCTGAAATGGTCCGTTTGACTCCAGACGATATCCGTGATATTGAGGAACTGGTTAGGGACAAATATGAGACCTGGGATTGGAATTTTGGTTTTTCTCCGAACTACAATTTTAAGAAAGCGATTAAAATTCCGGCAGGTTTTATCGAGCTGCACCTCGATGTTCACAAAGGCTATATCGAGCAAGCTAAAATTTTTGGTGATTTTTTTGCATCCAAACCCATTCTTGAGCTGGAACAGCTTTTGCTCGGTAAGCGCCACCAGCTGGCAGAGATAGAAACGGTACTAGATACAGTGGATCTGACGGGCTATTTTGGTAAAGTTGACGTCAGCGAAGTCTTGGAACTGTTTAAATAA
- a CDS encoding BamA/TamA family outer membrane protein — protein sequence MAHDYRRHLFFCKIATIVAVSTVLHVDAYAQRPVNEIETTKHVADTSKQRDLIDIGKEILKIKPPKSVDSTGKKVYFSFLPFSTNVPGGGHALITSTTAGFYLGDRKNTYMSKLTFTPYTNFAKRFGLPIRSYVWLKENTWVIDGDIRLLKYPHETWGIGKEHAGDQKINLDYTYFRLYQHALKRIHGGLFMGIGYDLDYRMNIRSTGDILLQDYTAYPYGTEQKDHTISSGVSLNFIYDTRANSINTWSGNYANLQFRINPTFLGSDQNWKSLFLEVRRYHRLTRDPNRQNMIAVRSFFWTVFNSKAPYLDLPNLGWDPYNSSGRGFPVSRFRGKSLYYLETEYRRDITKNGLLGFVTFLNFTTVNGPKNSMFADWNIGTGAGARIKFNKNSGTNIGIDYGISTNHRGVRLTLGEVF from the coding sequence ATGGCACACGACTATAGACGACACCTTTTTTTCTGCAAGATTGCCACCATTGTGGCTGTATCAACGGTATTGCATGTTGATGCGTACGCCCAGCGTCCTGTCAATGAAATAGAAACTACCAAACACGTTGCCGATACCAGTAAACAGCGAGATCTCATCGACATTGGAAAAGAGATTCTGAAGATCAAACCGCCCAAGTCCGTGGACAGCACAGGAAAAAAGGTCTATTTTTCTTTTTTGCCGTTTTCAACCAATGTTCCGGGCGGCGGCCATGCTTTGATCACAAGCACAACAGCAGGATTCTATCTGGGTGACCGTAAAAACACCTATATGTCGAAACTCACGTTCACGCCATATACAAATTTTGCAAAGCGGTTTGGCTTGCCAATCCGTTCATACGTTTGGTTGAAAGAAAATACATGGGTGATAGATGGTGATATCCGGCTCCTGAAATATCCCCATGAAACCTGGGGTATAGGTAAAGAACATGCGGGAGACCAGAAGATCAATTTAGATTACACCTACTTCAGACTTTATCAGCATGCGTTAAAACGTATTCATGGCGGATTGTTTATGGGGATTGGGTATGATCTGGATTATAGAATGAATATTAGGTCAACGGGCGATATTCTACTGCAAGATTATACCGCTTATCCTTATGGCACAGAACAAAAGGACCATACCATCTCCTCAGGTGTCAGTCTAAACTTCATTTATGATACCCGCGCCAACTCAATCAACACATGGTCTGGCAATTATGCTAACCTCCAATTTCGGATAAACCCCACATTTTTGGGCAGTGACCAAAACTGGAAATCGCTATTTCTTGAAGTCCGCAGATATCACCGGCTGACAAGGGATCCCAATCGACAGAACATGATTGCTGTACGCAGTTTTTTTTGGACCGTATTTAATAGCAAAGCGCCCTATCTCGATTTGCCAAACTTGGGTTGGGACCCTTACAATAGCTCCGGAAGAGGATTTCCCGTAAGTCGATTCCGCGGCAAATCCCTCTATTATCTGGAAACGGAATATCGGCGAGACATTACCAAAAATGGCCTATTGGGCTTTGTGACATTTCTGAACTTTACAACAGTCAATGGTCCGAAAAATAGTATGTTTGCAGACTGGAACATCGGTACCGGTGCCGGTGCCAGGATCAAATTCAATAAAAACTCAGGCACCAACATCGGAATTGATTACGGTATCAGTACCAATCACCGTGGTGTAAGGTTAACCTTGGGTGAGGTATTTTAA
- a CDS encoding DNA polymerase/3'-5' exonuclease PolX — MDNKAISKIFKLCSQLMELQNENPFRTKAMASASFKLDKLPVRIVEASLEELSAYPGIGKSTAEKAKEVAGTGTFKELQDLLQQTPAGVVDMLQIKGLGPKKIQIIWKNLGIESVGELLYACNENRLIEEKGFGLKTQEEIKKSIEFSISNQGWFLYAKVLSQANIFFNMLKTHFPSSLLSFTGDFRRKCEVLSTVDVLISENIETVEKFLSSYTLVEKTENSLEVTDELGFTFKVFSSNINDFYRDLILSTGSTAHLEQLFQILPDLPSLSSEEAVYRNLGLDYIEPELREGLDEIRQAQDHTLPQLIQFKDLKGTLHNHSTYSDGVHSLEQMALYCKNQLGLEYLGICDHSRTAVYANGLSIERLQQQWDEIALLNQQLAPFKIFRGIESDILSDGSLDYPDEILAKFDFVVASVHSNLKMDKEKATARLIKAIENPYTTILGHPTGRLLLSRSGYPLDYEKIIDACAANKVVIEINANPLRLDLDWRWHRYAVEKGVILSINPDAHRTEGLLDMQYGILVAQKGGLEAKNCLNTYSQSEITAYFNSLK; from the coding sequence ATGGACAATAAAGCGATCTCCAAAATATTTAAACTGTGCAGCCAGCTGATGGAACTTCAGAACGAGAATCCATTCCGTACAAAAGCAATGGCAAGCGCGTCTTTTAAGCTGGACAAATTACCCGTACGGATCGTTGAGGCATCGCTCGAAGAATTGAGTGCATATCCCGGTATTGGAAAAAGTACAGCAGAAAAAGCGAAAGAAGTTGCGGGGACTGGAACGTTTAAGGAACTGCAGGATTTGTTGCAACAAACGCCAGCAGGTGTCGTCGATATGCTTCAAATAAAAGGATTAGGACCGAAGAAAATTCAGATTATCTGGAAAAATCTAGGCATCGAAAGCGTAGGAGAATTACTTTACGCCTGTAACGAAAATCGCCTGATTGAAGAAAAAGGGTTTGGACTGAAAACGCAGGAGGAAATAAAAAAATCCATAGAATTTTCTATCTCAAACCAGGGATGGTTTTTGTACGCCAAAGTGCTATCTCAGGCAAATATATTCTTTAATATGTTAAAAACACATTTTCCTTCTTCCCTGCTATCGTTTACCGGTGATTTCAGGAGAAAATGTGAAGTATTGAGTACTGTTGACGTACTAATTTCCGAGAATATTGAAACGGTGGAAAAATTTCTCAGCAGCTACACCTTAGTAGAGAAAACAGAAAATTCATTGGAGGTAACCGATGAACTGGGTTTTACATTCAAAGTCTTCAGTAGCAATATCAATGATTTTTATCGCGATCTTATACTAAGTACCGGCTCCACGGCTCATCTGGAACAATTGTTCCAAATTCTGCCTGATCTACCCTCGCTTTCAAGTGAAGAAGCTGTCTATAGAAACCTGGGCCTCGACTACATTGAGCCAGAACTACGGGAGGGTCTGGATGAAATACGACAGGCGCAGGACCATACCCTGCCTCAGCTCATTCAGTTCAAAGATCTTAAAGGAACCTTACATAATCATTCCACATACAGTGACGGCGTGCATAGTCTCGAACAAATGGCACTATATTGCAAAAACCAATTAGGCCTTGAATACCTAGGGATATGTGACCACTCCCGAACTGCGGTTTATGCTAATGGCCTTTCTATCGAACGGCTTCAACAACAATGGGACGAAATAGCACTGTTAAATCAGCAACTCGCCCCGTTTAAAATTTTCAGAGGCATAGAATCTGATATTTTGAGCGACGGATCACTAGATTATCCGGATGAAATTCTCGCAAAATTTGATTTTGTCGTGGCTTCTGTACACTCCAATCTAAAGATGGATAAAGAAAAGGCAACAGCCCGACTGATTAAGGCAATCGAAAACCCTTATACCACGATACTAGGACATCCAACAGGCCGGCTTTTGCTGAGTAGATCCGGGTATCCTTTGGATTATGAAAAGATCATCGACGCTTGCGCCGCAAATAAGGTTGTCATTGAGATAAATGCCAATCCCCTAAGGCTCGACTTAGATTGGAGATGGCATCGTTACGCAGTTGAGAAAGGTGTTATTTTATCTATAAATCCAGATGCCCACCGTACCGAAGGCCTGCTGGATATGCAGTATGGCATTCTGGTTGCGCAAAAAGGAGGGCTCGAAGCAAAAAACTGCCTGAATACATATTCGCAAAGTGAAATTACAGCTTATTTTAATAGTCTAAAATAA